The proteins below come from a single Novosphingobium sp. 9U genomic window:
- a CDS encoding sulfatase: MRAQPNVLLILVDDLKPAIHAYGDPVAVTPHIDRLIARGTRFDLAYANEAVCAPSRFNLMTGSRSTTSGIYDFGQNLRDYLPNAVTLPQYFKAAGYETESMGKVFHIGHGTIGDPQSWSVPPHKDHVIEYLTPEALRLGHTSEEALFNEFELPDEDVWDYARTLPRGLAYESPDVPDEAYADGRTAKFAIDRLEALKGGAKPFFLAAGFARPHLPFSVPKKYWDLYDPTKLPMPTFERLPEGAPAFAGKVGGEITAYAPVPKDVPEAQYPDALKRKLIHGYYAGVSYTDAQIGKLLDELDRTGLSRNTVVVLWGDHGYHLGDHAMWTKHTNYEQATHIPLVFAGPGVAPGKVTHQLAETVDIYPTLATLSGLPAPKGPQPIDGISLAPVLRHASQRLRSYAYHAYNRPHRWGQAIRTNRYRLVRWTRDVDGERTYELYDLLGDPGETRNLAHDRPGVLRRLDRILDGQPPPAPLKQ, encoded by the coding sequence GTGAGGGCGCAACCCAACGTGCTGCTGATCCTGGTCGACGACCTCAAGCCGGCAATCCATGCTTACGGCGATCCCGTCGCCGTTACGCCTCACATCGACCGGCTGATCGCGCGGGGCACCCGCTTCGATCTCGCTTACGCCAATGAGGCAGTCTGCGCGCCGAGCCGATTCAACCTGATGACCGGCTCGCGCTCGACCACCTCGGGCATCTACGACTTCGGGCAGAACCTGCGCGACTACCTGCCGAACGCCGTCACCCTGCCACAGTATTTTAAGGCGGCCGGGTACGAGACCGAGAGCATGGGCAAGGTCTTCCACATCGGTCACGGCACGATCGGCGATCCGCAAAGCTGGTCGGTGCCCCCGCACAAGGACCATGTGATCGAATACCTCACGCCCGAGGCTCTGCGGCTCGGTCACACCAGCGAAGAGGCGCTGTTCAACGAGTTCGAGCTGCCCGACGAAGACGTGTGGGACTATGCCCGCACCCTGCCGCGGGGCCTTGCCTATGAATCGCCCGACGTGCCCGACGAAGCCTATGCCGACGGACGGACCGCCAAGTTTGCGATCGATCGATTGGAGGCGCTCAAGGGCGGCGCGAAGCCGTTCTTCCTCGCGGCGGGCTTCGCGCGGCCACACCTGCCGTTCTCTGTACCCAAGAAGTACTGGGACCTCTACGATCCGACCAAGCTGCCGATGCCCACTTTCGAGCGCCTGCCCGAGGGCGCGCCCGCCTTCGCCGGCAAAGTCGGCGGCGAGATCACCGCTTACGCTCCGGTGCCAAAGGACGTGCCCGAGGCTCAGTACCCCGACGCGCTCAAGCGCAAGCTGATCCACGGCTACTACGCCGGTGTCAGCTATACCGACGCGCAGATCGGCAAGCTGCTCGATGAGCTCGACCGCACCGGGCTTTCGCGCAACACCGTGGTCGTGCTGTGGGGCGATCACGGCTACCACCTCGGCGATCACGCAATGTGGACCAAGCACACCAATTACGAGCAGGCAACGCACATCCCGCTGGTGTTCGCCGGCCCCGGCGTCGCCCCGGGCAAGGTCACGCACCAACTCGCCGAAACGGTCGACATCTATCCGACCCTCGCCACGCTGAGCGGACTCCCGGCGCCCAAGGGGCCCCAGCCGATCGATGGCATCAGCCTCGCGCCAGTGCTCCGGCATGCCTCACAGCGCCTGCGCAGCTACGCCTATCACGCCTACAACCGACCGCACCGTTGGGGGCAGGCAATCCGTACGAACCGCTACCGCCTCGTGCGCTGGACCCGCGACGTGGATGGGGAACGGACATACGAACTCTATGACCTACTCGGCGACCCTGGCGAGACACGGAACCTGGCTCACGACAGGCCGGGCGTGCTGCGCAGGCTGGACCGGATTCTGGATGGGCAGCCACCTCCTGCTCCGCTGAAACAATGA